AAACCAAATTACTTTTCAAAACTCTCTACAAAATCTTCACTTTGTATTTTACTCCTAYTTTACCTTTAAAAAGGCATTAAAATGAGAGGTTATTCAAAACAACAGCAATWTTTAAAGCTGCCTATAGATGGCAGTGTGGCCCACAGAATATATTTCAATSAATTGATGGAGCTTAAAAAAAGTGGGGCGCRMAAATCAACTACACCTGAAAAAGACTAACTTctcataaaaacttttaaaaatattttgaaatgtgtagtaattaaagcacaaaaagaattttcagctttatttgaCAGAGCAATTTTCCTGTGTAATTTATAACAAATTAAGTTAGTTTGTGTGCATTGATAGTAACATTAAATATCGTTTCTAATACAGAACAGGGTGTATAAGATATTAAATTTACCTTATGGCCTTCAGACTGCGCTCTAGTGCCTCTGGGGGGATGTAGTTCCCACCGACCCTGTGGATCTTATGAGGCAAGCAGAAGCTGACCTCCAGCCAGTTGTTGATATGCAGTCGTACCACACCTGTTGTACAGAGGCTGAAAAATCGTGAATATTATAATTAACTTGATGAAAAAGTGGATTTGCTCAACACTTTGAGAAAGGTAACAAAGCAGATGAATTTATTTAGCTTCCCACCTGTCGTAGGCCTCCTTTAAGTCCCTGGCTAGTTTACATTTTGGAAGAATTTGTCTAAATGGAGACTGCGGGGTTCCATCTGCTGACatcagcagagaggaaacacaGTTATAACAATGAGGcatggaataataataataaaaaaaataaMATAATTATAATTCAAAATTGGAAAGTTTGATTGAGACAGAGCTTTAGAGAAGGTGTGAATAGTGAGAGAATATCTCACTCTCCGTCGTAGTTGTGATCTCGTCTTGCACGGAAAGCATCAGCTTGGCTTCTCTGGTCAGGTACTGGCAGCGGCGCTCCTCATGCTGAAGGGCTATGGCGATG
This window of the Poecilia reticulata strain Guanapo unplaced genomic scaffold, Guppy_female_1.0+MT scaffold_2061, whole genome shotgun sequence genome carries:
- the LOC103461530 gene encoding nitrogen permease regulator 3-like protein gives rise to the protein MHNLSRRIAIALQHEERRCQYLTREAKLMLSVQDEITTTTETDGTPQSPFRQILPKCKLARDLKEAYDSLCTTGVVRLHINNWLEVSFCLPHKIHRVGGNYIPPEALERSLKAIRPYHALLLLESEKALLDQLPLDCSPAMVRLIKTCSAVKNLQQLAQDADLALLQ